GTGGGGATCCGTGGAGGCCGCCTCCCAGGCCGTGCGGCAGAGGTAGTTGGCCCGGCCCTTGGCGAGCACGGCCTTGATGGGGCGGCCCAGGATGCCCGCGGCCCGGGGCACGTCCTCCTCCAGCAGCTGGCGCTGGAGCTGCTTGGTGCGCGTGGCCACCAGGATGGGATGGCGGCCCGCGGCCAGGGCCGGCACCAGGTAGCCGAGGCTCTTGCCCGTGCCCGTGCCCGCCTCCACGGCCTGGATCACGGCCTCGGGCCGGGCCTCAGGCTCCCCGCCCTGATCCCGCCACTTCTGGAAGCGGGCGGTGCCGTCGACCACCGTGTTGTGCACCAGCTCCGCCATGCGCCGCTGGCCGGGCCGGTCCTCAGCGCCGGGGAAGCACGCGAAGATCCGTCCCTCCGGCGGGGCGAAGTAGCGGTCCATGGGATGCGCCATCGGATCAGTGTGGCGCAAAGGCGAAAAACTGGCGAATCACTTATGGTAGTCCTTGCCCCGAAGGATCGTGAAGGCCCGGTACAGCTGCTCCAGGAGCATCACCCGGCTCAGCTCGTGGGGGAAGGTCATGGGGGAGAGGCTGAGCTGCTCCTTCACCTCCGCCTTGAGGGCCGGGTCGAACCCATGGCTGCTCCCCAGCACGAAGGCCAGGCTGGCGCCCCGGTCCATGCGCTCCCCCAGCCACCGGGCCAGGGCCTCGCTGTCCCGGAGTTTTCCCTCCGGCGTGAGCAGGACCGGGCAGGTCACGGCCTTCAGCCTGGAACGCAGGCGCTCGGCCTCCTCCTTCAGCTGGCGGGCCGGATCGCCCTTTCCCTCGGTCAATTCCGTCACCTCCATCCGGGCATAGGGGCGGAGCATGTCCAGGTAGTGGCGCTCCAGTCCCCGGCAGGGTTCCAGGCGCAGGCGGCCGAAGGCGATGAGGGAGATGGGATACACGATCCCATTGTGATGAATTTCCCTTGGCAGCGCAGCGGGAAGGCTCCACCATCCATTACATTCAGACCATCCCGTTCCGGAGGTTTCCAGATGCGACGTTCCCTGCTGCTGCCCCTCGCCAGCCTGCTTCTCGTGCCCGCGTTCGTGGGCTGCGGGGGCGATGAGATCCCCACCACGCCGCCGGCCGCCGCCACGGAGCCCGCCGACATCCTCTACCACCTGCAGTACCTGGCCGTGCGCAAGGACTTCAAGCACGCGGCCCTCATCGCCCCCATCACGCCGGATGTGGTGTTCCCCTCGGCCCGCCAGATGCACATGGATGCCAAGGCCCTGGGCATCAGCCTCACCCCCGAGGAGCTGAAGGGCCTGGGCGTCGAGCACCTCGCCGCCAAGCTCGACGAGCTGCCCGGCGGCCCCGATGCGGTCAACTTCCCCGACTACACCGTGAAGGATGCCCGCCTGGCCTACAACGCCGGCATCTACCGCCTGACCAAGGGCCTCACCGCCAAGTCCTGGGGCAAGATGCGGCACATGGGCATCACGGACAACGCCGCGGCCCGCCAGTTCGGCTCCCAGACCATCGTGAAGGACATGGCGATCGGCTTCGACGGCACCAAGATCCTCAACGTGAGCTGCCTCAAGAAGCCCGATGGCACCTACGGCGTCTCCTTCATGCGCTACCTGGTGTCGCTCAAGGGCCTGAAGCAGTAGCAGGCTCGGCTTTCCTGGCGCGGCCCCGGGCGACCGGGGCCGCGCTATGCTTGGGCCGGTCGTCCTGCCAGGCGTGAACGGGGGTTCCCATGACCGGACCCATGAGCCTCTTCGACAACGTGAACCGCCAGTTCGACGAGGCTGCCGACATCCTCGGCCTCTCCCAGGAGCTGCGGGGCTGGTAGGCCCCCGGTCACAACAGAGGCCTACCCGGCTTTTGCGGGTGGCTTTTCCTTCTGCCGCCTGGGAAAATCGTCCTCTGGGCTGGCGGGGCGTCCCGAAACACCGGCCGGGGAGGATCCATGTCCAAGAAGAACGTCGTCCATGTGGTCGGGACGGGCACCATCGGCGAACCGCTGATCGGCCTGCTGACGGAGTACAAGAAGGAACTGGGCATCGACGACGTCACGTTCCACAAGAACAGCGTCAGCGAGCGCCCCAAGGTGAAGGCCCTGCTGCGCCGCGGCGCCAAGCTCGCCGTGGACGCCGACAAGGCGGAGGGCTTCAAGGCCATGGGCGTCGAGCCCACCATGCTGCATGACCAGGCCCTGAACGAGGCCACGGTGGTCATCGACTGCAGCCCCAAGGGCATGGACATGAAGGAGAAGCTCTACACGAAGTACGAGCAGAACACCCGGGGCTTCATCGCCCAGGGCAGCGAGTTCGGCTTCGGCACCATGTACGCCCGCGGCATCAACGATGACGTGCTCAAGAACAGCGGCCAATACGTGCAGGTCGTGAGCTGCAACACCCACAACCTCTCCTGCATCATCGACACCCTGGCCCTGACCGAGGGGGATGACAACCTGGTCGAGGGCAGCTTCGTCTGCATGCGCCGCGCCAACGACATCAGCCAGGTGAAGGACTTCTGCCCCGCGCCCCAGGTGGGCACCCACAAGGAAGGCAAGTTCGGCACCCACCACGCCCGCGACGCCTACCACCTGTTCCAGACCCGGGGTCTCGAACTGAACCTGTTCAGCAGCGCCATCAAGCTCCCCACCCAGTACATGCACAGCCTCTGGTTCGACCTGCGCCTCAAGCGCCCCACCACGCTGGAGAGCCTCAAGGCCCGCATCAAGGCCAACGACCGCATCGCCATCACCGAGAAGAAGGACGCCAACACCGTGTTCTCCTTCGGCCGCGACCAGGGCCACTACGGCCGCATCCTCAACCAGACCGTGATCCCCCTCAGCACCCTCGCCATGCCCAGCGAGAACCGCGTGGTGGGCTTCTGCTTCACCCCGCAAGACGGCAACAGCCTGCTCTCCAGCGTGGCCGCCGCCCTGCACTTCATCCACCCCGACGATTTCGAGGAGCGCATCCAGGTCCTCAAGCCCTACTTCTTCGATGAAGTGTAGGACCTCGAATCGCGTGGCGATTCGAGTCGTGAAACGGGCCCGCGCTGCGGGCCCGTTTTGATGGAATGCTTTCCCAAACCCTCCGGGATGACCATGCAGATCACGGCCCACTACACCCTCACCTCCGACGAGGCCCTGCGGGGCGCGCGGACCTTCAAGCGCAGCTGGTACCAGGTCGCCGTGGGCGCGGGGGTGGGGCTGATGCTGCTGGGCGCCTACAGCCTCGCCGCGGGGCAGCAGCGGATCCCAGGGCTGTTCCTGATGCTGAACGGCCTGCTCTTCGCGGGGTTGCCGGAGGTGGTCCTCCGCTTGGCCCGGCGCCGGCGCGGGGCCGATGCCTACACCCCCGTGGAGGTGGTCTTCGACGACGAAGGCCTCACCCTGCGAACCCAAGCCAGCGAGGGCGGCCTGCCCTGGTCCGGCTTCGCGGGCATCCAACGGCAGAGCGGCTTCTGGATCTTCCGCACGGGCCCCTCCCGGGCCGTGCTCCTGCCCGAGCGCGCCCTGGATGCCTCCGCCAGCGCCGAGCTGGAGGCCTTCCTCCGGGCCCGGCAGCTGCTGCGCCCATGAATCTCGAGGCCCCCGCAGATCACGCCGCCCGCGCCTTGCTGGGCATGTGGCTGGTGCGCGAGGGCGTCGTCCTCCGCATCACGGAGGTGGAAGCCTACGGCGGCTCCGGGGACAGCGCCAGCCATGCGCGCCACGGCCGCACGGCCCGCAACGCCCCCATGTGGGGACCGCCGGGCCGGGCCTACCTCTACTTCTGCTACGGCATGCACTGGATGCTGAACGTGGTCACCGGGCCGGAAGGCGAAGCTTCCGCCGTGCTCATCCGGGGCGCCGAGGTCGTGGCAGGACTCGAGACGGTGCTGCAACGGCGGAAGGTCGCGAAGCCCACGCCCCAGCTCTGCGCGGGCCCCGGCAAGGTGGCCCAGGCCCTGGGCCTGGACCGGACCTTCGACGGCCACGACCTGCTGGTCCCGGGAGGGCTGGAGCTGCGACCCGGGACGGCGCCGGCCGGCATCCTCGCCGGCCCCCGCCTGGGCATCGCCTTCGCCACGGCGGAGGACCAGGCCCGCCCCTGGCGCTTCGCCGATGCGGACAGCCGCGCCGTCCTGCAACCGAAGGCCCTCTCGCCCCTCTGAATCCGTCTATGCTTCCCCCGGGAGGCCGCCATGCCCTACGTGAACATCCGCATCACCCGCGAAGGCGCCACTGCCGAGCAGAAGGCCCGGCTCATCCAGGGCGCCACCCAGCTCCTGGTGGACGTGCTGGGCAAGAACCCCCAGACCACCGTGGTGACCATCGACGAAGTGGATACGGACAACTGGGGCATCGGCGGAGAGACCATCACCGCGCGACGGAAGCAGGGGAAGTAGCTCCCGTCCCTTGTGAATCCGGGGAGGAGTCCCCATACTCAGGATCCGCTTCAACTGAACCTTCGAGGGGGGGAAGAAGAAGCCACTCGACGCATGGGGGTGACCGGTTTCGACAGGTCGTGATCCAGGTGTTCGGTGCAGGCGGGGGTTGGACGGCTGGCCCCCTCATCAAGCCGCCCAAATCAAACTGCCAACGATAACTTCGAACTGGCTCTCGCTGCCTAGGGCAACCTAGGCTCCGAGCGAGTCCTCGGGATCTCTGGGTACCGAGCTCGTTAAACCTCCGAAAGGGTGGCTTCGGCCTGCCGGACGGAGGCACCAGATAGGCCGCCGCGACGCCCCCTGACAGCGGCCGAGATAAGGGGGCACACGTCCCGAGCGGCTCGTCCGTTCCCCGCCGGGAGGTTTCAAGAGCGGACCAAGCCTGTGGAAGAGCCGCCATCCGGCATGTCTTGGACGTGGGTTCGACTCCCACCACCTCCACCAAAACAAAGGGACCCGCGAGGGTCCCTTTGTTTTGGTGGAATTGCCGCTGCGGGCAGGTAGGCGCCCACTTCAACAGCCCGGTGGGCTGTTGAAGTGGATCAGCGCCGTGCCCAGCAGCGACACGCCGCGCACCCCATTCGGGGCCTCATTTGGTGGTGGAGATAAACAAGGCGGGAGTCGAAATCGCAGAAAGGCTGGCAGGTAGGGCCCCAGAGGGCGCCACTTGATGGGCGTCCTCTGGATCGCGCCCGTGCCAGCCTTTCGCGTGGCCGGAGCGTCACCCGCAGGATGATGCGGAGGGACTCCCACCGGGGGTGCTGCCGAGCCGTCCAGTCCGGCAGTCGGGGGTTGTCGGAGCGGATCAGCGCCATGTTCAGCAGCGGCGCGCCAGGCACTCTGACGGGACTTCTTTGTGTTTCGGGACGGGGCAACCTTGGCCCTGGCGTCAGCGCAGGTCGGTAACTTCGCTTTGAGACCATCGACTATCAAATTGATCGGAAGCTCCAAGGGGGGAGAGGGATCGCAATTCCAATCTGTTGAATACATGGCCTTTTGACAATGGCCCGATGGTTGCGTGAGCCCAAGGTGAAGGTGGCCCTTTCCCTCGGTCGTCCCTGGGAGCTCGTCACCCTGACCTCAGGCACGAGGGACCAGGTCACGGAACCATCCACCCATTCAAGGACAGGTAGGCAGCCATGTCATCGAAGAGAACCAAGGGCCCTGACTCCTTGCACCTGACTCGCGAGGAGTCGGAATCCATGGGAGTGGCGTTTCCGGAAGAACCGGCTCCCGTATCGGCGGACATGCAAGAGCAGCCCCTTCATGAGCAGGTCGTCGGGTCTCTGACCGAAGATGATGTGACCGAGGCGCTGACCGGCGAGGTGACTCCAGAATCCCGCGAGGACATGGAGGATCTCTTTGCGGACCTGCAGGAGGAAGAGGCGGACCGGCAGGTGGACTAGGGCCCCGGAGATGCCTGCTTCCGCCGCAAGCGCCGCCCACCGGGAAACGAGCCACCCACGCGCAGGAAAGGATGTCCTCAGCATCGTGAAGACCATGGACCAGACCCGCCTCCACATCGTCACCTACAACATCCACAAGGGATTCTCGCAATTCCATCGGCACCTGATGGTGCATGAGCTGAGGGAGCGACTGCGGGAGCTCGGTCCGGACATCGTGTTTCTCCAGGAGGTCCAGGGTCTGCACAGCAGGAACGCCAAAAAATACGAAGACTGGCCCTACAAGCCTCAGCACGAGTTCCTGGCGGAAGATGTCTGGCAGTCCACGGCCTATGGCGGCAACGTGGTGTACGGGCATGGGCACCATGGCAATGCGATCCTCACCCGCTTTCCGATCGAACATTCGCACAACCAGGACGTCACCCACTTTCGATTCGAGCGGCGGGGCCTGCTGCATTGCACCATCCACCTGCCGGGCCAGACCCGAGCGCTGCACTGTGTCTGTGTCCATCTCTCGATGTTCGCCCCCTCGCGGCGCCGCCAGCTGGATGCTCTCGCCGGATGCATCGAGGGCATTGCCGACCCCGACTCGCCCCTCATCATCGCCGGTGACTTCAACGACTGGCGGAACGATGCGGATGAACTGCTGGCCCATCGCCTCGGGATGACCGAGGTCTTCGGCGGAGCGTTCGGCAGTCTCGATTCGCCGGGCCGGAGCTTCCCCTCCAAGCGCCCCCTGCTGCGCCTGGATCGCATCTACGTGCGCGGCTTCACGGTGGAGCTGGCCGAAATGCATTCCGGCGCGCCCTGGTCGAAGATCTCAGACCACGCCGCACTCTCGGCGCAGTTGAAGTGGACGGGCGATGAGCCTCCGTCCCCGGAGAGGGAAGCCTCCGCCGCCAGCCGACCGGCCGGTCCCCCGGCGATTCAGGAGGGGAGCCAGGACCGCGGCCGCTGGTGGACCGGACCTTCCCGGCGTTGACGCAGCATCAGCCTGATTCGAAGCTGCGGATTTCGTTCAGCGCCTCGCCCAGGCTCATCTCATGCTTCGCCAGCAGCTTGCCAACCAGGTGCTCGGTCAGGGGCATGAGCCCGGCCAGGACCGCCTTCGTCTCGCCATACAAGCGCTCGCTCTGCGCTTCCATGATGCTGCGCGTTTCCTCGTCCACATCCGGGCCGCCATCGGACCTGTTCTGACCGAGCGCGCCAAAATTGAGGCGGGTCTTGCGGTACATGCCCATTTCGCCCACGGCATGGTGCAGCAGCTTCGTCACGCGGGTGATGTCGTTGTGCGCGCCGTTGGTGGTGCCCTCCTCGCCGAAGAACAGCTCCTCGTTGGCCATGCCCCCCAGAAGCACGCGCACCTCGTGTTCGATGTCGCCCTTAGACTTGAGCAGGTTGACCCCCTGCTTGTGGAAGACGAACCCCAGCGCATTGGTGCGGGGGTTGGCCATGAGCGAAATCTTGATGGTCTTCACCTCGGCCAGCATCTGCTCCCAGTTGTCGTGGGTCAGCTTCCGCTCGTGGTCGAGGTCCACCAGGAAGTGGCCCCACTCATGCGTGGCGATGATGCGGCGGTCGCGCTGGCGTTCCTGGGTGGTTTCGACATTGACGTTGCCCACGAGCACACGCTCCGCGGCCTGCATCAGGGTCGCCTCCCCGATCAGGCCGCCCGCCTGCACGGCGGTGATGCCGGCTTGATTGACGATGGTCTCCAGGTCCGCGGGGCTGCGGCCCTCGGTCACGGCGACGAGGTGGCGAAGATCCAGGTCGGGCAGCACCTTGTCGGCGCGCTGCCCCAGGTAATGCGTGATGATCGCCAGCCGCTCCTCCTGGTTTGGCATGCGGAAGTCCACCTTCATCTGGAAGCGGCGCAGCATGGCCTCGTCCATCTGCATGGTTTCGCTGTTGAAGTTGCTGGCCACGATCCAGATGATCTCGGCGCCGTTTTTGCTTCGCACACCATCCAGCACGGACAGGAAGGTGTTCGAGGTGTCGTCGTCGAACTTGCGGCGGCCTCCGCGCTTCATGAAGAGGTCCTGGGCCTCGTCCAGGAAGACGATGCAGCGCTTGCGCTTCGTCGCCTGCGCCAGGATGCGGGTGAGCGTATTCGAGCCCCCGGCCACGAGGCCCGTTTCAAGGTTGGCTGCGGAGTGGAACAGGATCGGGAGTCCCAGCTCCTTGGCCAGGTAGCTGGCCAGCTTGGTCTTGCCGGTCCCCGCCGGGCCGCTGAACATCACATTGAAGGGCTTCACGATGCCGTACTCGGCGTACTCCGCCCGGCGCTCATATTGATCCTTGATTTGGGCCACCTCGGCCTTGATGTCATCCATGCCGACCAGGTCATCAATGGAGCCATGCACCTGCGATGGCTCGATGAATCTGAGCCTCTTGAAGTGGCCCTTCAGCTGCATGACCACGAACCCCAGCACGCCCAGCACAAGCACTGCCGACAGCAGGCCGCCGGCGACCGACAGCCACGCGTATTTCTCGGACTGTGGACGGGCTCCAGAAAAGCGCGCGTCCAGCTGCTCGATCAATCTGAGGTTGCCGGCCCGGAGTTCACTGCGCGGGATGAAGACCAGCTGGCCGGCCCAGGCCGCGGTGACAGCCTTGCCGGTGAAGATCCGGGCCTCCATGTCGCTGGGGTAGTACGCGTGATACTTGCCCTGCGACTCGACCAGGACCATGCGCTCGGATACGTCCCAGGTCAGTGGCTTGTAGATCACATTGACCCGCTCGACCGGGTTGGTTTCCAGAAAACTCAGCAGCGAGCCGGGACCCATGACCACGGGCAGCTGGTCGTTGAGCGACCACGCCCCACCGCCCGCCTGGCCGTCGACGGCCAGAGCCTCGACCGGCCCGGCGGGCGCGGTCCGCTTCTGGATCAGGCTGAACGAGTAGACGCCGGCGGCCGGAATCAGGACGACCGCGGCCAGCAGGGTGAACAGGACCGCCGGTGGCTGGATGTCCAGCCAGGCCATGAGCCGCCCCGCGGTCTTCTTGACGGCAGACCACAGGTCTGTGGCGCCCTGTCCTGTGCCGCGGGGTTTGGGCGGATGGGACATGGCTGACCTAGAGCAGCCGTCGCCCCTGGATGACCTGGATGATGATGGCAATGACGGCGAGCACCAGCAGCACGTGAATGAGTCCGCCCATGGTGTAGGCGGTCACGAGCCCCAGGACCCAGAGGACGACGAGAACGACGGCGATGGTCCACAACATGATGTATTCCTTTCAGATAGGGCTTCCCCTTCAGGAAACCTCGAAGACAGAGGGTTTCAACCTGCCCGGCCAACGCAGCAGGGCGCGCCGGAGCGGCGGCCCAAACCACAGAGCATCTTCCGCGCCATAAATTAATGCGTGTTCTATCTTATATTTACGAATGCGCCTCTTGGGTGGGCCCGGGTCATCGATCATTCTGAAAGAGCGCCACATCAAGACGGATGGACCCAGGCACCGGTCTGGCGTTTCCCGACGTCAGGACCGTCCGCAGGAATCGCAGGGAGCCCGGCCGCATCTGAGCAGCCGTGGCCGCCTCCATTCCAGGGGACGCAGGAAGCCAGATGCCCCGCCTTCCGGTCAGACGGCTATCCAGTCACTCCGCAGGAGCAGGCCCTGCCGATCCCGCTTCCTCCCGCAGCCGCGCCACATCCTTGGTCGGCGCATTCCCGAAGTACCGCCCGTACTCCCGGGCGAACTGCGAGGGGCTCTGGTAGCCCACGCGGCGGCCGGCGGTGCCGACATCGAGGCGGGTGAGCAGCATGAGGCGCCGCGCTTCCTGAAGGCGGATGGCCTTCTGGTACTGCAGGGGGCTCATGGCGGTGACGGCCTTGAAGTGCTGGTGGAAGGAGGAGGGGCTCATGTGTACCAAGGTGGCGAGGCGCTCCACATCCAGCGGCTGGTCGAAGTGGGCGCGGACCCAGGCCACGGCCTTGGAGACCCGGTGGAGCTGGCTCTCCTCCTGCCCGATCAGCGCCACCCGCGGGCCCAGCGGGCTCCGCAGGAGCCGGATGAGGATCTCGTCGAGGACGAGCGGGGCCAGGAGCTCCGCCTCGTCGGGCCGGGAGGCCAGCTCCAGCAGGCGCACCACCGCGTTGATCACCGGCGCGTCCAATTGGTCCACGCAGATGGCGCGGCCCTCGCCCCGGCGGGGCAGGCCGAGGGGGTAGACCCTGGCCGTCAGGTCGGCGATCCGCGCCGGGTCCAGGTCGATGCGGACGCCGAGGTAGGGCGCCTCCAGGCTGGCCTGGGTGACCTGGGCCGACACGGGGACATCCACGGAGTAGACCAGCACCCGCGAGGCGTCGTACTCGTAGAGCTCCGGCCCCAGCAGCACCCGCTTCGCGCCCTGGGCCACCAGGCAGAGCGCGGGCCGCTGCACGGCGTGGTGGAAGTCCTTGTGGGCGCGGGAGGCCCGGGAGACGTGGACGCCCGGCAGCCGCAGCTCGAAGGTGCCGTCGAAGGGCGCATGGGCCAGCAGCAGGTCTGCGAGCCGCGCTAAGTCTGGCGAGCCGGAATCGGAGCTCGGGGCCGGAGAGGGATTGGGCGTTCGGCTCATGGAAAGGTCCCGAGACAAGATCTCACGCCTGGGCCACAGCATGCGGCCGCGGGTCGAGTGTTTACAGGCAGTGTGTCTCCAGGTGCCGCTCGTAGTCCTCAAGCGCGCGCGGAATATCCGGCGCCTTGAAGATGTCGAACACCCCGTAGTCCGGGAGGATGTCGAACCCCATGAACTTGTAGTTCGAGGTGATGTGGAGGAACAGGTCGGCCGTTCCCTTGCCGCCGTACAGCACGCCGGTGGGGTTGTCGAAGGCCTCTCTTGGGGCATTCCAGGTGGCGGAGATCATGAAGGCCCGCCCCTGCATGAGGCCACCCGTCCCGTACTGCCAGCCCGGATCCTGGCGCGTGCGGCCATCGCCTTCGAGCAGGACCTTGGTGGTCAGCCCAGCGTTGAAGACTTCATCCACGTATTTCTTGTAGATCCACGGCGCGGAGAACCAGTTCACCGGCGTCTGGAGGATCACCAGGTCGGCGGCCACGTGCTTCCCCACCTCTTCTTCCGGGTCATAGCCGCGCTCGATGTAGGTCTCGGCGACCTGATGTCCGCGTGCCAGGAAGAAGGCCTTCGCCTGGTCCATGAAGGCGAGATTCAGCTTGCCCTCGGACCATCCGGGATAGGTGAGGTGGGCATTGATGATGAGAACGTTCATGGGTCTGACTCCCTCGTTTCCTGGCTTCCTTCCGATCAGCGGCCCACCAGCTTCTGCAGGTGCTCCGGGTACCGCGCGCCCTGCAGCTCGACCTGGGAGGCGGCAGCGTCGATGGCCTTCAGGTCTTCGGCGGTCAGGTCGAGGGCGGCGCCCCCCAGGTTCTCTTCGAGCCGATGCAGCTTGGTGGTGCCGGGAATGGGGACGATCCAGGGCTTCTGGGCCAGCAGCCAGGCCAGGGCGAGCTGAGCGGGCGTCGCACCCTTCGCGAGCGCGAGGGTCTTGAGCACCTCGACCAGGGCGAGGTTGGCCTTCCGGGCCTCGGGCGTGAAGCGGGGCACCACGTTGCGGAAGTCGGTGGGGTCGAAGGTGGTGGTCTCGTCGATCTTGCCGGTGAGGAAGCCCTTGCCGAGGGGACTGAAGGGCACGAAGCCGATGCCCAGCGCTTCGAGCGTGGGGATGATCTCCACCTCGGGCTCGCGCCAGAAGAGGGAGTACTCACTCTGGAGGGCGGCCACGGGCTGCACGGCGTGGGCCTTGCGGATGGTGGCCGCGCCGGCTTCGGAGAGGCCGAAGTGCTTGACCTTGCCTTCCCGGATGAGGTCCTTGACCGTGCCGGCCACGTCCTCGATGGGCACCTCGGGATCCACGCGGTGCTGGTAGAAGAGGTCGATGGCGTCGATGCGCAGGCGCATCAGCGAGGCCTCGGCCACGGCCCGGATGCGCTCGGGCCGGCTGTTCAGGCCGCCCGGGTTCTGGCCCGAGACCTGGTCGATGGCGAAGCCGAACTTGGTGGCGATGGCCACCCGTCCCTTGAAGGGGGCCAGGGCCTCGCCCACCAGCGCCTCGTTCGTCCAGGGGCCGTAGACCTCCGCCGTGTCGAAGAAGGTGACGCCCTTCTCCACGGCGGCCCGGATGAGGGCGATGCCTTCCTGCTTCTCGACGGCGGGGCCGAGCCCGAAGCTCAGGCCCATGCAGCCCAGGCCGAGGGCGGAGACATTCAGGCCGTTGGTACCGAGTGTTCGCAGCTTCATGGGAATTCTCCTTGTGGTTTCTTCAGTCTTTCAGCGAGGCCATGTCGATGACGAAGCGGTACTTCACATCGCTCTTCAGCAGGCGCTCGTAGGCGCCGTTGATGTCCTGCATGCGGATGACCTCCACATCGGACGTGATGCCGTGCTTCCCACAAAAGTCGAGCATCTCCTGCGTCTCGGCAATGCCGCCGATGAGGGAGCCCGCCACGGACTTGCGGCCGAGGACCATGGGCACCGTGTTGAGCATGGGCTCCAGCCCACCCAGGTAGCCCACCAGCACGAGGGTGCCGTTCGTGGCCAGGGTCGGGAGGTAGGGATTCAGGTCGTGGACGTAGGGCACGGTGTCGACGATGAGGTCGAAGCAGCCCGCGACCGACGCCATCTGAGCGGCATCGGTGGACAGCACCACGCGGTCCGCGCCCAGGCGCCGGGCATCGGCCTCCTTGCCCTGGGAGCGCGTGAAGAGGGTCACCTCGGCGCCCAGGGCCTTGGCCAACTTCAGGCCCATGTGGCCGAGGCCGCCGAGGCCCACCACGGCCACCTGGCTGCCCGGGCCCACCTTCCAGTGCCGCAGGGGCGACCAGGTGGTGATGCCGGCACAGAGAAGCGGCGCGGCGCCTTTCAGGTCCAGCCCTTCGGGGACCTTCAGCACGAAGCGGTCGGACACCACGAGCTGGTCCGAGTAGCCGCCCTGGGTGGGCCGGCCGTCATGGCGGTCCGTGCCGCCGTAGGTGCCGGTGAAGCCGTTCTGGCAGTACTGCTCCTCGCCGTGCTCGCAGGGCTTGCAGTGGCGGCAGGAGTCCACCAGGCAGCCCACGCCCACAGCATCGCCCGCCTTGTAGCGGGTGACGGCGGCGCCCACCGAGCGCACGCGGCCGATGATCTCGTGGCCGGGGACGATGGGGTACGTGGTCCAGCCCCAGTCGTTGCGGGCCGTGTGCAGGTCCGAGTGGCAGACGCCGCAGTAGAGGATGTCGATCACCACGTCGTCAGGCCGGGGGTCGCGGCGCTCGAAGGGGAAGGGCGCCAGCGCCGAGGTGGGGGACTGGGCGGCGTAGCCGAGAACGTTGAGGGTCATTGCTTCCTCCGTGCCTGGGCGAGGTCGGGCCTCGACCGGTGTGGCGACAGAAGGAAGTCTAGGAACGGATGGACCTCCGGATTTGCCTATTACTCCTAACTTCTAGCCCGAAACTCCAGGGAGATGGTGGACACCCCCGGCACCTCCATCCGCAGAAAAGCCCCCGC
This DNA window, taken from Geothrix edaphica, encodes the following:
- a CDS encoding aldo/keto reductase, whose protein sequence is MKLRTLGTNGLNVSALGLGCMGLSFGLGPAVEKQEGIALIRAAVEKGVTFFDTAEVYGPWTNEALVGEALAPFKGRVAIATKFGFAIDQVSGQNPGGLNSRPERIRAVAEASLMRLRIDAIDLFYQHRVDPEVPIEDVAGTVKDLIREGKVKHFGLSEAGAATIRKAHAVQPVAALQSEYSLFWREPEVEIIPTLEALGIGFVPFSPLGKGFLTGKIDETTTFDPTDFRNVVPRFTPEARKANLALVEVLKTLALAKGATPAQLALAWLLAQKPWIVPIPGTTKLHRLEENLGGAALDLTAEDLKAIDAAASQVELQGARYPEHLQKLVGR
- a CDS encoding NAD(P)-dependent alcohol dehydrogenase is translated as MTLNVLGYAAQSPTSALAPFPFERRDPRPDDVVIDILYCGVCHSDLHTARNDWGWTTYPIVPGHEIIGRVRSVGAAVTRYKAGDAVGVGCLVDSCRHCKPCEHGEEQYCQNGFTGTYGGTDRHDGRPTQGGYSDQLVVSDRFVLKVPEGLDLKGAAPLLCAGITTWSPLRHWKVGPGSQVAVVGLGGLGHMGLKLAKALGAEVTLFTRSQGKEADARRLGADRVVLSTDAAQMASVAGCFDLIVDTVPYVHDLNPYLPTLATNGTLVLVGYLGGLEPMLNTVPMVLGRKSVAGSLIGGIAETQEMLDFCGKHGITSDVEVIRMQDINGAYERLLKSDVKYRFVIDMASLKD